The Bacteroidia bacterium genome segment CCAAAACAAAGGTGCCTAAGGTGAAGTGAATCGCTTGGTTCAAATTTTTAATTCGACCTATTAGCATAGGGATTAGTAAATAAAACATCATTTCAGCGGTGATAGACCAGCCTCCAGGGACTACACTTGTAATCCATGTTGGGCGTACCCCGTGAATGAATAATACATTTGCTAAAATATTCCAAGGCGTTACGAAGGGTTCATTTCCCAACCAGAAACGGCCCCCGAAACCATCTTGCCATAAATAGTAAGCAATGCCGATGTAGTAAAGAGGGGCAATTCTAAAATATCGTCGAATAAAGAAATTCCGAACAACTTTCCTTTCTTTTTCCAAACGGTATTGATATGACAAAAAAAGCGTGAATGCACTGACTACAAAAAAAAGTTGTACTCCTCGTTCTCCCTGGCTTATTAAGGCATCAAAAAAATCGGGATATTCATTGAAGCCATAGCTGCCTGTGTTTACAATCATAACCCCTAAAATAGCAAGTCCTCGTAACGCATCGATATAATTTAGTTTCATGTATTTTAATAAAAATGAGCTAGAGAATCCAAAACTCGGGATGTTGACCCAAGGACCTCACCTGGGAAATAATCTCATCTGCGTAGGTAGGATTGCTTATCAAAACAAGGTCTGGCTTATATGTGAGGACAAATTCCGGAGCTACTACCTTTTGTCCACTTCCTGGCAAATACTTTCCATGACGTCTTGCATTAATGTCTACAATGAATGGTATAAGATCATTGGCATCAAATACATTAAAGAAAGTAACTGCTCTAGTCCCCGCCCCCCAAGCTAAGACCTTTTTATGCTCAAGTTGAAGTTGGTGTAATCGTTTATCTGTTTCTGATTTTAACTTTTGGAATGCTTGATTCAGCCGAATAGTTTTCTCTTTTAAGTTCTTATTTACGTTTCGCTGGAGTTCGCGAATTTCAGCTATACTTAGCAGCGAGGAAGTTGGACGTGCTTCTATTGCCAAATAATTGTTTTCCCAGCAGGAATAAATATCTAATACTTCAAATCCGCATAAACTGAATATGTACGTCAGGGATTCCTTTGTAAAGCAGGATCGATGTTCATAGCCAAAACTGTATATACTTAATTCGTCAAGAATATTGTTGGTATTAGGAACTTCAAAATAAACAATTGGATTTTCGCTAGATCCTAAATTTTCCCTGACCATCTTCAGAAAGGTGATTGGCTCAGAAATCAAATCTAGAAGAAGGCGACAAACCAAAAAGTCTGGCTGTAAATAGTGATAGTTACTACTATAATAAGCTCGAATAAATTTCAACCTATTTTGCGTTTCCTTTTCAATTAATTTATTCTTAGGTCCTGGATCAAAACCTATTCCTATATTGTTCCCTTTTCTACAAATTTCCTGTAAGAAATATCCTTCTCCACACCCTACTTCTATTATCTTTTTTCCATATAGATTATATTTTTTGATTAATCGGTCTGTCAGCTGATCTATATATATTTGAT includes the following:
- a CDS encoding methyltransferase domain-containing protein — its product is MTTKNIRIVSQEDSISPMCSLCGKNKANPFFRLPQIPTQSGVFSPSPKRASMVSRSDIILSYCDACGFICNEGHNLEKLKFDSNDFSLAESSSYQIYIDQLTDRLIKKYNLYGKKIIEVGCGEGYFLQEICRKGNNIGIGFDPGPKNKLIEKETQNRLKFIRAYYSSNYHYLQPDFLVCRLLLDLISEPITFLKMVRENLGSSENPIVYFEVPNTNNILDELSIYSFGYEHRSCFTKESLTYIFSLCGFEVLDIYSCWENNYLAIEARPTSSLLSIAEIRELQRNVNKNLKEKTIRLNQAFQKLKSETDKRLHQLQLEHKKVLAWGAGTRAVTFFNVFDANDLIPFIVDINARRHGKYLPGSGQKVVAPEFVLTYKPDLVLISNPTYADEIISQVRSLGQHPEFWIL